Proteins encoded within one genomic window of Acidovorax sp. 107:
- a CDS encoding carbohydrate ABC transporter permease codes for MTAKPSVFPSVGRLLVYGVLALATAFFLLPLYAMLVTSFKDAEEIRSTSLLALPGGLNWSAWSTAWSSACTGVDCNGLRPFFWNSVAMAVPAVLISTVWGALNGYVLSLWKFRGSDTLFGLLLFGVFMPFQVVLLPMSQVLGWLGLSSSITGLVLVHCLAGLAGTTLFFRNYYAAIPKELVNAARMDGASFWQIFWRIVLPLSTPIVMVTLIWQFTNIWNDFLFGVVFSGTESKPITVGLNNLANTSSSVKAYNVDMAAAIIAGLPTMVIYVLAGKFFVRGLTAGAVKG; via the coding sequence ATGACCGCTAAGCCCTCTGTGTTTCCGTCCGTGGGCCGCCTGCTGGTCTATGGCGTGCTGGCCCTGGCCACCGCGTTCTTTCTGCTGCCGCTGTACGCCATGCTGGTCACCTCGTTCAAGGACGCCGAGGAGATCCGCAGCACCTCGCTGCTGGCGCTGCCAGGCGGGTTGAACTGGTCGGCTTGGTCCACCGCATGGTCCAGCGCCTGCACGGGGGTGGATTGCAATGGCCTGCGCCCCTTCTTCTGGAACTCGGTGGCCATGGCCGTGCCGGCCGTGCTGATCTCCACCGTGTGGGGCGCGCTCAACGGTTATGTGCTGAGCCTGTGGAAGTTTCGCGGCAGCGACACGTTGTTTGGCCTGCTGCTGTTCGGCGTGTTCATGCCGTTCCAGGTCGTGCTGCTGCCCATGAGCCAGGTGCTGGGCTGGCTGGGGCTGTCCAGCTCCATCACCGGGCTGGTGCTGGTGCACTGCCTGGCCGGGCTGGCGGGCACCACGCTGTTCTTTCGCAACTACTACGCGGCCATCCCCAAGGAGCTGGTGAACGCAGCCCGCATGGACGGCGCGAGCTTCTGGCAGATCTTCTGGCGCATCGTGCTGCCGCTGTCCACGCCCATCGTGATGGTCACGCTGATCTGGCAGTTCACCAACATCTGGAACGATTTTCTGTTCGGTGTGGTGTTCTCGGGCACCGAGTCCAAGCCCATCACCGTGGGGCTGAACAACCTGGCCAACACCAGCAGCAGCGTGAAGGCCTACAACGTGGACATGGCGGCCGCCATCATCGCCGGCTTGCCCACGATGGTGATCTATGTGCTGGCAGGTAAATTTTTTGTGCGCGGGCTGACGGCTGGCGCAGTGAAGGGATAA
- a CDS encoding response regulator transcription factor: MATILIVEDDALLLDALTGQLKQLDYSVCTASSVAQAMALLQTQAVDGIILDLGLPGADGMELLTWARAHIAGLPVLILTARDGVDDRVLGLNAGADDYITKPFNMQELQARLQAMLRRARQPAFTQASSAAGVASTTIGPLVLDHASHAAALNGDLLELTQREWELLELLAHRCGEVVTRDDVLAAWRASPPEPGQTAAPLNSNALEVYVHRLRKKLDQSNLVIRNIRGLGYMLNKP, encoded by the coding sequence ATGGCCACGATACTGATTGTCGAAGACGACGCCCTCCTGCTCGACGCTCTCACCGGCCAGCTCAAGCAACTCGATTACAGCGTCTGCACCGCCAGTAGCGTGGCGCAGGCCATGGCGCTTTTGCAGACGCAGGCAGTGGACGGCATCATCCTGGACCTGGGCCTGCCCGGCGCCGATGGCATGGAACTGTTGACCTGGGCCCGCGCGCACATTGCCGGCCTGCCCGTGCTGATCCTCACCGCCCGCGACGGCGTCGATGACCGTGTGCTGGGCCTGAACGCTGGGGCCGACGACTACATCACCAAGCCCTTCAACATGCAGGAGCTGCAGGCCCGCCTGCAGGCCATGCTGCGCCGCGCGCGCCAGCCCGCCTTCACCCAGGCCAGCAGCGCGGCCGGCGTTGCCAGCACCACCATAGGTCCGCTGGTGCTGGACCACGCCAGCCATGCCGCCGCGCTGAACGGCGACCTGCTGGAGCTGACCCAGCGCGAGTGGGAGCTGCTGGAGCTGCTGGCCCACCGCTGCGGCGAAGTCGTCACCCGCGACGATGTGCTGGCCGCCTGGCGCGCCAGCCCGCCCGAGCCCGGCCAGACCGCCGCCCCGCTGAACTCCAATGCACTGGAGGTGTACGTGCACCGCCTGCGCAAGAAGCTCGACCAGTCCAACCTGGTGATCCGCAATATCCGGGGGCTGGGGTACATGCTGAATAAGCCATGA
- a CDS encoding ABC transporter ATP-binding protein: MNHNDAGIVFRNITKRYGSDSSAALAVKGISFEVPRGTLTTILGPSGCGKTTTLRMIAGLESPTSGEIFIGGKDVTTLGPAQRNVSMMFQSYALFPHMNVVENVMYGLRMSGQPKEQARAKAVDALRGVGLVGYDDRLPSELSGGQQQRVALARALVLEPEVLLFDEPLSNLDARLRREMREEIRALQQRLSLTVAYVTHDQAEAMAVSDQIIVMNQGLIAQKGSPRALYETPHSEFVAGFMGEAMLFPAVADPDGTVALGPLLLRPRMAVQSGPVKVAVRPEAWRIHRQGEGLLPARLDKRAYLGAVYEYTFETALGHIFVVSSDLDDVLAVGDAVQLSLGAHGVSVVGSTEAARTNAE; the protein is encoded by the coding sequence ATGAACCATAACGACGCGGGCATCGTGTTCCGCAACATCACCAAGCGCTACGGCAGCGACAGCAGCGCGGCCCTGGCCGTCAAGGGCATCAGCTTTGAGGTGCCGCGCGGCACGCTGACCACCATCCTCGGCCCCTCGGGCTGCGGCAAGACCACCACCTTGCGCATGATCGCGGGGCTGGAGTCGCCCACGTCCGGCGAGATCTTCATCGGCGGCAAGGATGTGACCACGCTGGGCCCCGCGCAGCGCAACGTGAGCATGATGTTCCAGAGCTACGCGCTGTTCCCGCACATGAACGTGGTCGAGAACGTGATGTACGGCCTGCGCATGTCGGGCCAGCCCAAGGAGCAGGCGCGCGCCAAGGCCGTGGACGCGCTGCGCGGCGTGGGCCTGGTGGGCTATGACGACCGCCTGCCCAGCGAACTCTCCGGCGGTCAGCAGCAGCGTGTGGCCCTGGCCCGCGCGCTGGTGCTGGAGCCTGAGGTGCTGCTGTTCGACGAGCCTTTGTCCAACCTCGACGCCCGCCTGCGCCGCGAGATGCGCGAAGAAATCCGCGCGCTGCAGCAGCGCCTGTCGCTCACGGTGGCCTATGTCACGCACGACCAGGCCGAAGCCATGGCGGTGAGCGACCAGATCATCGTGATGAACCAGGGCCTGATTGCGCAGAAGGGCTCGCCGCGCGCGCTGTACGAAACCCCGCACAGCGAGTTTGTTGCGGGCTTCATGGGCGAGGCCATGCTGTTCCCGGCCGTGGCCGACCCTGATGGCACGGTGGCACTCGGCCCGCTGCTGCTACGCCCGCGCATGGCGGTGCAGAGCGGCCCGGTGAAGGTGGCGGTGCGGCCCGAGGCCTGGCGCATTCACCGCCAGGGCGAGGGCCTGTTGCCCGCGCGGCTGGACAAACGGGCCTACCTGGGCGCCGTGTACGAATACACCTTCGAGACCGCGCTCGGCCACATCTTTGTGGTGTCGTCCGACCTGGACGATGTGCTGGCCGTGGGGGACGCGGTGCAATTGAGCCTGGGTGCCCATGGCGTATCGGTGGTTGGTAGTACCGAAGCTGCCCGGACCAATGCGGAATAA
- a CDS encoding carbohydrate porin produces MDVAGFEFNGYSRGGPVFNHSDGVKGNLTLGGELQKYRLGNEGDNGIEVNFAKGFEAGGINWKVNYMPAKWGSGDISTEQAFVEMSGFSFSPEAKFWVGQRRLRIQDVHIVDYFLLNYGDNVGAGVTDVPVGGMKLGVGVFSGDKFDGGLPNNVKAHRINADLSDINTNPGGKLRVLLTAVGGKNQVGGGSGSGISLMHTQKEFLLPSITNTLYLQTSRGHARIDGEFEAIEGTSAGKRATRIADSINWQSGPFGGQALIGYQTNKADLTGVETKDFSLGGRGSYAFTKNFKGLVELSTTTRKGSGPDQRLSKVTLAGALALNEDFWSRPELRLYVTKANWNQAAAVANAGTFGANGKTSRTLVGVQYEVWW; encoded by the coding sequence ATGGACGTAGCAGGCTTTGAGTTCAACGGCTACTCCCGCGGTGGCCCGGTGTTCAACCACTCCGACGGCGTCAAGGGCAACCTGACGCTGGGTGGCGAACTCCAGAAATACCGCCTGGGCAACGAGGGCGACAACGGCATCGAAGTCAACTTCGCCAAGGGCTTCGAGGCCGGTGGTATCAACTGGAAGGTGAACTACATGCCCGCCAAGTGGGGCAGTGGCGACATCAGCACCGAACAGGCGTTTGTGGAAATGAGCGGCTTCTCGTTCTCGCCCGAAGCCAAGTTCTGGGTCGGCCAGCGCCGCCTGCGGATCCAGGACGTGCACATCGTCGACTACTTCCTGCTGAACTACGGCGACAACGTCGGCGCCGGTGTGACCGACGTGCCTGTGGGCGGCATGAAGCTGGGCGTGGGCGTGTTCTCCGGCGACAAGTTTGACGGCGGTCTGCCCAACAACGTGAAGGCACACCGCATCAACGCCGACCTGTCTGACATCAACACTAACCCCGGCGGCAAGCTGCGGGTGCTGCTGACGGCTGTGGGGGGCAAGAACCAGGTGGGCGGCGGCTCGGGCTCTGGCATCTCGCTGATGCACACGCAAAAGGAGTTCCTGCTGCCCAGCATCACCAACACGCTGTACCTGCAGACATCGCGTGGCCATGCCCGCATCGACGGGGAGTTTGAAGCCATTGAGGGCACCAGCGCGGGCAAGCGCGCCACCCGCATCGCCGACTCTATCAACTGGCAAAGCGGCCCGTTTGGCGGCCAGGCCCTCATTGGTTACCAGACCAACAAGGCTGACCTGACCGGCGTGGAGACCAAGGACTTCTCGCTGGGCGGCCGTGGCTCGTACGCGTTCACCAAGAACTTCAAGGGCCTGGTGGAATTGTCCACCACCACCCGCAAGGGCAGCGGTCCGGACCAGCGCCTGTCCAAGGTCACGCTGGCGGGTGCCCTGGCACTGAATGAAGACTTCTGGTCGCGCCCCGAGCTGCGTCTGTATGTGACCAAGGCCAACTGGAACCAGGCGGCGGCCGTGGCCAACGCAGGCACCTTTGGCGCCAATGGCAAGACCTCGCGCACGCTGGTGGGCGTGCAGTACGAGGTGTGGTGGTAA
- a CDS encoding sensor histidine kinase has product MRHVPGVSLQRKLLLWLLLPQLVLWLSGGFLAWRIALQNGEKGIDQTLTQSVRALARQIKPIGDGLLVDFPKAAQDILEQDPADRITYMVSSPPGRFLLGNAQLPAPPAQVDVAVGEAFLYQARVDDKPVRVALLDVDYGTASTRQRLRVQVAQSLTVRERIAQELLERMVFPMGLMGLALSAVVYAGVLRGLQPLKRLEAQIERAGAQPHTGTTPLPPIELTSAPQEVHSLASTINRLLETVARGQQKEKRFLNDAAHQLRTPLAGLIGQTELALHESHEPAVQARLQKVLSAAQRSAHLVHQLLQLARSESNVEMQSIDLAALAREVAREWAARALAQGMDLGYEGVDHLSAQGHPLLLREALNNLIDNALHYAGPGATVTVRVGHEEPGHWALLVVEDDGPGVPAEHLGDLFARFWRGSDKAGGCGLGLSIVEEIALRHGGRTVAEGVVPKGLRVGMWLPAG; this is encoded by the coding sequence ATGCGTCACGTCCCGGGTGTTTCTCTTCAACGCAAGCTGCTGCTGTGGCTGCTGCTTCCGCAGCTGGTGCTGTGGCTGTCGGGCGGGTTCCTAGCCTGGCGCATCGCGCTGCAGAACGGCGAGAAGGGCATTGACCAGACGCTGACCCAGTCGGTGCGGGCGCTGGCGCGGCAGATCAAGCCGATTGGCGATGGGCTGCTGGTGGACTTTCCGAAGGCTGCGCAGGACATCCTGGAGCAGGACCCGGCCGACCGCATCACTTACATGGTGTCGTCCCCGCCGGGCCGCTTTTTGCTGGGCAACGCGCAGCTGCCAGCACCGCCCGCCCAGGTCGATGTGGCGGTGGGCGAGGCGTTTTTGTACCAGGCGCGGGTGGACGACAAGCCGGTGCGCGTGGCCTTGCTGGACGTGGACTACGGCACCGCCTCCACCCGCCAGCGCCTGCGCGTGCAGGTGGCCCAGAGCCTCACGGTGCGCGAGCGCATTGCGCAGGAGCTGCTGGAGCGCATGGTGTTCCCCATGGGCCTGATGGGCCTGGCCCTGAGCGCCGTGGTGTATGCGGGCGTGCTGCGCGGCCTGCAGCCCCTCAAGCGCCTGGAGGCGCAAATTGAACGCGCCGGCGCACAGCCCCACACCGGCACCACGCCCCTGCCGCCCATCGAGCTGACCTCTGCCCCGCAAGAAGTGCATTCGCTGGCCAGCACCATCAACCGGCTGCTGGAGACCGTAGCGCGCGGCCAGCAAAAGGAAAAGCGTTTTCTGAACGACGCCGCCCACCAGCTGCGCACGCCGCTCGCCGGCCTGATCGGCCAGACCGAGCTGGCCCTGCACGAAAGCCACGAACCAGCGGTGCAGGCCCGCCTGCAAAAGGTGCTGTCAGCCGCGCAACGCAGCGCCCACCTGGTGCACCAGCTGCTGCAGCTGGCGCGCTCGGAGTCGAACGTGGAGATGCAGTCCATCGACCTCGCCGCCCTGGCCCGCGAAGTGGCCCGCGAATGGGCCGCCCGCGCCCTGGCCCAAGGCATGGACTTGGGCTACGAGGGTGTGGACCACCTGTCAGCGCAAGGCCACCCGCTGCTGCTACGCGAGGCGTTGAACAACCTCATCGACAACGCCCTGCACTACGCCGGCCCCGGCGCCACGGTGACGGTGCGCGTGGGCCATGAGGAGCCCGGGCACTGGGCGCTGCTGGTGGTGGAGGACGACGGACCGGGCGTGCCGGCCGAGCACCTGGGCGATTTGTTTGCGCGGTTCTGGCGCGGGTCGGACAAGGCGGGCGGCTGTGGGCTGGGGCTGTCGATCGTGGAAGAGATCGCGCTGCGGCACGGAGGGCGGACCGTGGCGGAGGGGGTGGTGCCGAAGGGGTTGCGGGTGGGGATGTGGCTGCCTGCGGGGTGA
- a CDS encoding carbohydrate ABC transporter permease has product MKNSFETWLPRLVVTPAFVLGFAFIYGLMVWNGVLSLTASRMLPNYEWAGLAQYERLWEMDRWWVALKNLGIFGVGYVGGSLVIGVVLAVLLDQKIRAEGALRTIYLYPMALSFVVTGTAWKWLLNPGLGIEKMVRDWGFTNFEFGWLVDTEMAIYCVVIAGIWQSAGFAMALFLAGLRGIDDSIIKAAQVDGASLPRIYWRIVLPALRPVFFSTLMVLSHLAIKSFDLVMALTAGGPGFATDVPATFMYTMSFSRGQIGLGAASATMMLATVAALVIPYLYSELRSKPHDR; this is encoded by the coding sequence ATGAAGAATTCCTTTGAAACCTGGCTGCCCCGGCTGGTGGTGACCCCGGCGTTTGTGCTGGGTTTTGCCTTCATCTATGGCCTCATGGTGTGGAACGGCGTGCTCAGCCTCACCGCATCGCGCATGCTGCCCAACTACGAATGGGCGGGCCTGGCGCAGTACGAGCGCCTGTGGGAGATGGACCGCTGGTGGGTGGCCCTGAAGAACCTGGGCATTTTTGGCGTGGGCTACGTGGGCGGCTCGCTGGTGATTGGCGTGGTGCTGGCCGTGCTGCTGGACCAGAAGATCCGCGCCGAGGGCGCGCTGCGCACCATCTACCTCTACCCCATGGCGCTGTCGTTCGTGGTGACCGGTACGGCCTGGAAGTGGCTGCTCAACCCCGGCCTGGGCATCGAGAAAATGGTGCGCGACTGGGGCTTCACGAACTTTGAATTTGGCTGGCTGGTGGATACCGAGATGGCCATCTACTGCGTGGTCATCGCTGGCATCTGGCAGAGCGCCGGTTTTGCCATGGCGCTGTTCCTCGCCGGGCTGCGTGGCATCGACGACAGCATCATCAAGGCCGCACAGGTCGATGGTGCCTCGCTGCCGCGCATCTACTGGCGCATCGTGCTGCCTGCGCTGCGGCCGGTGTTTTTCTCCACGCTCATGGTGCTTTCGCACCTGGCCATCAAGAGCTTTGACCTGGTGATGGCGCTGACGGCCGGCGGCCCCGGCTTTGCCACTGATGTGCCGGCCACCTTTATGTACACCATGTCGTTCTCGCGCGGCCAGATCGGCCTGGGCGCGGCCAGCGCCACCATGATGCTGGCCACCGTGGCGGCCCTGGTGATTCCTTATCTTTACAGCGAACTGCGGAGCAAACCCCATGACCGCTAA
- the tal gene encoding transaldolase, protein MTNQLDALKQFTTVVADTGDFLQLAQFRPQDATTNPSLILKAVQKPEYAPLLQDTVAKFKGRAMDEIIDRLLVRFGCEILTHVPGRVSTEVDARLSFDTSATVTRAERIIELYQAEGIHIDRVLIKIAATWEGIQAAEKLERKGIHTNLTLLFSFAQAVACGQAKVQLISPFVGRIYDWYKKQAGASWDEAARAGANDPGVQSVTQIYNHYKRFGIATEVMGASFRNVGQITALAGCDLLTIAPELLAQLAASDAPLQRALDAEAAKGMDLPAVNYDEAGFRFALNEDAMATEKLAEGIRAFAVDAVKLEKLILAA, encoded by the coding sequence ATGACGAACCAACTCGACGCCCTCAAACAGTTCACCACCGTGGTTGCCGACACCGGCGACTTTCTGCAACTGGCCCAGTTCCGTCCGCAGGACGCGACGACCAACCCTTCGCTGATCCTCAAGGCGGTGCAGAAGCCCGAATATGCGCCCCTGCTGCAAGACACGGTGGCGAAGTTCAAGGGCCGTGCGATGGATGAAATCATCGACCGCCTGCTGGTGCGTTTTGGCTGCGAAATCCTGACCCACGTGCCCGGCCGCGTCTCCACCGAAGTGGACGCCCGCCTGAGCTTTGACACCAGCGCCACCGTCACACGCGCCGAGCGCATCATCGAGCTGTACCAGGCCGAAGGCATCCACATCGACCGCGTGCTCATCAAGATTGCGGCCACGTGGGAGGGCATCCAGGCCGCCGAAAAGCTGGAGCGCAAGGGCATTCACACCAACCTCACGCTGCTGTTCTCGTTCGCCCAGGCCGTGGCCTGCGGCCAGGCCAAGGTGCAGCTGATCTCGCCTTTTGTGGGCCGCATTTACGATTGGTACAAGAAGCAGGCGGGTGCGAGCTGGGACGAGGCCGCGCGCGCTGGCGCCAACGACCCCGGTGTGCAGTCTGTCACGCAGATCTACAACCACTACAAGCGTTTCGGCATTGCCACCGAGGTGATGGGCGCGAGCTTTCGCAATGTGGGGCAGATCACGGCGCTGGCCGGGTGTGATCTGTTGACCATTGCGCCCGAGCTGTTGGCGCAGCTGGCTGCGAGTGATGCGCCGTTGCAGCGGGCGTTGGATGCGGAGGCTGCCAAGGGCATGGACCTGCCTGCTGTTAATTACGACGAGGCGGGGTTCCGGTTTGCGTTGAATGAGGATGCGATGGCGACCGAGAAGCTGGCTGAGGGGATTCGGGCGTTTGCGGTGGATGCGGTGAAGCTGGAGAAGCTGATCCTCGCTGCTTGA
- the glk gene encoding glucokinase produces MTPLRLLADIGGTNIRLAWQDQPDGPLHDTRVLPCAQFPTVDAALSAYLAEVNIATPREAAFGIANPVTGDAIRMTNHSWSFSQRAVREAFGFERLVVINDFTALALALPLLTPEQLRPVGGGGAVPGAAIALLGPGTGLGVSGLVFPPGSSLGVPLSGEGGHVTLAAQTQREFDVLAILQERYGHVSAERAVCGAGLVDLYHALRRLAQRGGKEVSSAAQVTELALQANDPLALEALELFCGFLGSVAGNLALTLGARGGVFIGGGMVPRLGTWFDQSPFRARFESKGRFQSYLATIPCWVIDPSATPALFGASRALDIAGSDA; encoded by the coding sequence ATGACACCCCTGCGCCTGCTGGCCGACATCGGCGGCACCAACATTCGCCTGGCCTGGCAAGACCAGCCCGATGGCCCCCTGCACGACACCCGTGTGTTGCCCTGTGCTCAGTTCCCCACGGTGGATGCTGCCCTGTCGGCCTACTTGGCCGAGGTGAACATCGCCACGCCCCGCGAGGCTGCGTTTGGCATCGCCAACCCGGTCACGGGCGACGCGATCCGCATGACCAACCACAGCTGGAGCTTTTCGCAGCGGGCCGTGCGCGAGGCGTTTGGGTTTGAGCGGCTGGTGGTCATCAACGACTTCACTGCACTCGCGCTGGCGCTGCCCCTGCTCACGCCCGAGCAGCTGCGCCCCGTGGGCGGCGGCGGGGCTGTGCCGGGCGCTGCGATTGCGCTGCTGGGCCCGGGCACGGGCCTGGGCGTGTCGGGCCTGGTGTTTCCGCCCGGCTCCAGCCTGGGGGTGCCGCTGTCGGGCGAAGGCGGCCATGTCACGCTGGCCGCGCAGACCCAGCGCGAATTCGATGTGCTGGCCATCCTGCAAGAGCGCTATGGCCACGTGTCGGCCGAACGCGCCGTGTGTGGCGCCGGGCTGGTGGACCTGTACCACGCGCTGCGCCGGCTGGCCCAGCGCGGCGGCAAGGAGGTCAGCTCGGCCGCGCAGGTGACCGAGCTGGCATTGCAAGCCAACGACCCGCTGGCGCTGGAGGCGCTGGAGCTGTTCTGCGGCTTCTTGGGCAGCGTGGCGGGCAACCTCGCGCTCACGCTGGGAGCGCGCGGTGGCGTGTTCATCGGCGGCGGCATGGTGCCGCGCCTGGGCACGTGGTTTGACCAGTCGCCGTTCCGCGCACGGTTTGAATCTAAAGGGCGGTTCCAGTCTTACCTGGCGACGATTCCCTGCTGGGTCATCGATCCGAGCGCCACACCCGCGCTGTTTGGCGCATCGCGCGCGCTGGACATTGCGGGCTCGGATGCATGA
- a CDS encoding VOC family protein produces the protein MSSDSAPPPMLRPSGVHHVAIIASDYARSRRFYTEVLGLQVVHEHYRAERQSYKLDLQLPDGTQVELFSFPHPPARPSYPEACGLRHLALRVADMEASVAALAAHGVAVEPVRVDPFTGALFTFFADPDGLPIELVGPVPDPR, from the coding sequence ATGAGCAGCGACAGCGCACCACCGCCCATGCTCCGGCCCAGCGGCGTACACCATGTGGCCATCATCGCCAGCGACTACGCCCGCTCCCGCCGCTTCTACACCGAGGTGCTGGGCCTGCAGGTGGTGCACGAGCACTACCGCGCCGAGCGGCAGTCGTACAAGCTGGACCTGCAGCTGCCCGACGGTACGCAGGTGGAGCTGTTTTCCTTCCCGCACCCACCCGCACGCCCGTCCTACCCCGAGGCCTGCGGCTTGCGCCACCTGGCCCTGCGCGTGGCCGACATGGAGGCCAGCGTGGCTGCCTTGGCCGCCCATGGCGTGGCTGTGGAGCCGGTGCGGGTGGACCCGTTCACCGGTGCGCTGTTCACGTTCTTTGCCGATCCGGATGGGCTGCCCATCGAGCTGGTGGGGCCTGTGCCCGACCCCCGCTGA
- a CDS encoding ABC transporter substrate-binding protein, with protein MWKMTKIAALAVGLAAAMSASAGEVEVLHYWTSGGEAKSAAELKKIMQSKGHTWRDFAVAGGGGDSAMTVLKSRVISGNPPSAAQVKGPAIQEWASEGVLANVDALAKTEKWDDVLPKVVADVMKYKGSYVAAPVNVHRVNWLWASSDALKKAGVASMPKTWDEFFAAADKLKAAGLIPVAHGGQNWQDFTTFESVVLGVGGAKFYQDALVKLDDKAINSDTMKKSLETFRRIKTYTDPGAPGRDWNLATAMLIQGKAGFQLMGDWAKGEFIAANKAPGKDFQCAAAPGTANAFTFNVDSFILFKLKDAAAQKAQSDLASSIMSPEFQEVFNLNKGSIPVRAGQKMDKFDDCAKLSSKDFADTAKSGGLVPSVAHGMAIAPATEGAIKDVVSQFWNDDKVSVADAMKKIAAAAKTK; from the coding sequence ATGTGGAAGATGACAAAGATCGCCGCACTGGCGGTGGGCCTGGCGGCCGCGATGTCTGCCAGCGCGGGGGAGGTCGAGGTCCTGCACTACTGGACATCGGGCGGCGAGGCCAAGTCGGCTGCCGAGCTCAAGAAGATCATGCAGTCCAAGGGCCACACTTGGCGCGACTTTGCCGTGGCCGGCGGCGGTGGCGACAGCGCCATGACGGTGCTCAAGAGCCGCGTGATCTCGGGCAACCCGCCCTCGGCCGCCCAGGTCAAGGGCCCGGCCATCCAGGAATGGGCGTCGGAAGGCGTGCTGGCCAATGTCGATGCACTGGCCAAGACCGAGAAGTGGGACGACGTGCTGCCCAAGGTGGTCGCCGATGTGATGAAGTACAAGGGCAGCTACGTGGCCGCCCCCGTCAACGTGCACCGCGTGAACTGGCTGTGGGCCAGCTCCGATGCGCTGAAGAAGGCGGGCGTGGCCAGCATGCCCAAGACCTGGGACGAATTTTTTGCCGCTGCCGACAAGCTCAAGGCCGCAGGCCTGATCCCCGTGGCGCATGGCGGCCAGAACTGGCAGGACTTCACGACCTTTGAATCCGTGGTGCTGGGCGTGGGCGGTGCCAAGTTCTATCAGGACGCGCTGGTCAAGCTCGACGACAAGGCCATCAACAGCGACACCATGAAGAAGTCGCTGGAGACCTTCCGCCGCATCAAGACCTACACCGACCCGGGCGCTCCCGGCCGCGACTGGAACCTGGCCACGGCCATGCTCATCCAGGGCAAGGCGGGCTTCCAGCTGATGGGCGACTGGGCCAAAGGCGAATTCATTGCCGCCAACAAGGCGCCGGGCAAGGACTTCCAGTGCGCAGCGGCACCAGGCACGGCCAACGCGTTCACGTTCAACGTGGACTCGTTCATCCTGTTCAAGCTCAAGGACGCAGCAGCACAAAAGGCGCAGAGCGACCTGGCCAGCTCCATCATGAGCCCCGAGTTCCAGGAGGTGTTCAACCTCAACAAGGGCTCGATCCCTGTGCGCGCCGGACAGAAGATGGACAAGTTTGACGACTGCGCCAAGCTGTCCAGCAAAGACTTTGCCGACACTGCCAAGAGCGGTGGCCTGGTGCCCAGCGTGGCCCATGGCATGGCGATTGCGCCTGCCACCGAAGGGGCGATCAAGGATGTCGTCAGCCAGTTCTGGAACGACGACAAGGTGAGCGTCGCCGACGCCATGAAGAAGATCGCGGCCGCCGCGAAGACCAAGTAA
- a CDS encoding ABC transporter ATP-binding protein produces the protein MASSLDIAGINKRFGKGDKSVEVLRKVDIHVAPGEFLILVGPSGCGKSTLLNIIAGLDEPTEGEIRIGGKNVVGMPPRDRDIAMVFQSYALYPTLSVADNIGFALEMRKMPKAERQKRIDEVATMLQISHLLDRRPSQLSGGQRQRVAMGRALARQPQLFLFDEPLSNLDAKLRVEMRAEIKRLHQASGITSVYVTHDQVEAMTLGSRIAVMKGGVVQQLGTPDDIYNRPANTYVATFIGSPTMNLLRGAATGGQFGIQGAALNLAAPASANEVLLGVRPEHLVIQETAPWRGRVSVVEPTGPDTYVMVDTAAGSVTLRTDAQTRVQPGDAVGLAVEPANAHWFDASSENRLA, from the coding sequence ATGGCTTCTTCGTTGGATATCGCAGGCATCAACAAGCGCTTTGGCAAGGGCGACAAAAGCGTGGAAGTGCTGCGCAAGGTGGACATCCACGTCGCGCCCGGCGAGTTCCTCATCCTGGTCGGCCCATCGGGCTGCGGCAAGTCCACGCTGCTCAACATCATTGCGGGGCTCGACGAGCCCACCGAGGGCGAGATCCGCATCGGTGGCAAGAACGTCGTGGGCATGCCCCCGCGCGACCGCGACATCGCCATGGTGTTCCAGAGCTACGCGCTGTACCCCACCTTGAGCGTGGCCGACAACATCGGCTTTGCGCTAGAGATGCGCAAGATGCCCAAGGCCGAGCGCCAAAAGCGCATCGACGAAGTGGCCACCATGCTGCAGATCAGCCACCTGTTGGACCGCCGACCCAGCCAGCTCTCGGGCGGCCAGCGCCAGCGTGTGGCCATGGGCCGGGCGCTCGCACGCCAGCCGCAGCTGTTCCTGTTTGACGAGCCGCTGTCCAACCTGGACGCCAAACTGCGCGTGGAGATGCGCGCCGAAATCAAGCGCCTGCACCAGGCCAGCGGCATCACCAGCGTGTACGTCACGCACGACCAGGTCGAGGCCATGACGCTGGGCTCGCGCATCGCGGTGATGAAGGGCGGCGTGGTGCAGCAGCTGGGCACGCCGGACGACATCTACAACCGCCCGGCCAACACCTACGTGGCCACCTTCATCGGCTCGCCCACCATGAACCTGCTGCGCGGCGCGGCCACGGGCGGGCAGTTTGGCATCCAGGGTGCAGCGCTGAACCTGGCCGCTCCCGCCAGCGCCAACGAGGTGCTGCTGGGTGTGCGTCCCGAGCACCTGGTGATTCAGGAGACCGCCCCCTGGCGCGGCCGCGTCAGTGTGGTGGAGCCCACCGGCCCAGACACCTATGTGATGGTGGACACGGCCGCAGGCAGCGTCACGCTGCGCACCGACGCCCAGACCCGCGTGCAACCCGGCGACGCCGTGGGACTGGCGGTAGAGCCCGCCAACGCCCACTGGTTTGACGCCAGCAGCGAGAATCGGCTGGCCTGA